From Zingiber officinale cultivar Zhangliang chromosome 5B, Zo_v1.1, whole genome shotgun sequence, the proteins below share one genomic window:
- the LOC121987982 gene encoding WAT1-related protein At5g07050-like — protein sequence MVVVQLAYASSNILCKLALDQGLSFLVLAVYRHLIALAVFGPLAFVLERNQRPSLSFYVLVRIFILALFGTTLHQNVYYAGLNYTSPTVASALGSVIPAFTFIMAAILRMEKVSIKSAKGRARLVGTILCIGGVLVFTFWKGHLLEGFVRTPLIEVHGSDPKKGAVNDQENWIKGTALILTSLFAYSAWLILQAVVSRIYPARLSMNTLMCFFALVQSSAIALIFERNASSWRMDWNIKLLAICYNGIVISCLTYYLQTYCVSEKGPVFVATFSPVLLVIVGIASAFVFAERLHIGSLIGATIIIVGLYCVLWGKSSDTNEKNSGVEKSSRDACH from the exons ATGGTGGTGGTGCAATTGGCTTACGCGAGCTCAAACATCCTTTGCAAGCTTGCATTGGATCAAGGGCTGAGCTTCCTGGTCTTAGCAGTGTACAGGCATCTGATTGCTCTTGCAGTCTTTGGTCCTCTTGCATTTGTGCTTGAAAG GAACCAGAGGCCTTCCTTATCGTTTTATGTTCTGGTGAGGATTTTCATCCTTGCTTTGtttgggacgactcttcatcaaAACGTCTACTATGCTGGGTTGAATTACACTTCTCCTACTGTTGCAAGTGCCCTCGGCAGTGTCATCCCAGCTTTTACCTTCATCATGGCAGCCATCTTGAG GATGGAAAAGGTCAGCATTAAGAGTGCCAAAGGGCGGGCCAGGCTTGTAGGCACCATCTTATGCATTGGTGGTGTCCTAGTATTCACCTTTTGGAAGGGACATCTGTTGGAGGGCTTTGTCAGAACACCTTTGATTGAGGTACATGGCAGTGATCCTAAGAAAGGGGCTGTCAATGATCAAGAGAATTGGATTAAAGGCACTGCACTTATCCTAACCAGCCTTTTTGCCTATAGTGCGTGGCTTATTCTTCAG GCAGTTGTCTCTAGGATCTACCCTGCTAGACTGTCAATGAACACCTTGATGTGCTTCTTTGCATTGGTGCAATCTTCTGCCATTGCTCTCATCTTCGAAAGGAATGCTTCATCATGGAGAATGGATTGGAACATAAAACTTCTAGCAATCTGCTACAAT GGCATTGTGATATCTTGCCTCACATACTACTTGCAAACATATTGTGTCAGTGAGAAGGGCCCGGTCTTCGTTGCCACATTCTCGCCGGTGCTTTTAGTGATAGTAGGGATAGCGTCGGCCTTCGTCTTCGCAGAACGGCTTCATATTGGCAG CTTGATTGGAGCCACCATTATCATAGTGGGACTTTACTGCGTTCTATGGGGGAAAAGCAGTGATACGAATGAGAAGAATTCTGGAGTTGAAAAGAGTTCAAGGGATGCATGCCACTGA
- the LOC121983944 gene encoding dehydrodolichyl diphosphate synthase CPT3-like codes for MEKHSQRPEPKNLNSVWRFLRRCLFSVLSFGPMPKHIAFIMDGNRRYAKKMQIKEGSGHNVGFTSLVSSLQYCYEMGVKYVTVYAFSIDNFKRKPEEVGSLMHLMKEKIDQLLEEESIVHKFGLKLNFWGSLDLLPEPIRSAAEKAMVHTANNTGPVLSICVAYTSTNEILRAINKSCARFEDKTGEGSDPANSILVTDLEENLDSASCSEPDIVIRTSGETRLSNFLLWQSTFSHLQSPNLFWPEFSLRHLIWSILEYQKVYPYLEARRKLCQES; via the coding sequence ATGGAGAAGCATAGTCAGAGGCCTGAACCAAAAAACCTCAACAGTGTATGGCGATTCTTGCGTAGGTGCCTTTTCTCGGTGCTCTCCTTTGGTCCAATGCCCAAGCATATTGCATTTATCATGGATGGTAACCGTAGATATGCCAAGAAAATGCAAATCAAAGAAGGCTCCGGCCACAATGTAGGCTTCACATCCCTTGTTTCTAGTCTCCAATACTGCTATGAAATGGGTGTCAAGTATGTGACAGTGTATGCTTTCAGTATTGATAACTTTAAGCGAAAACCAGAAGAGGTCGGATCCCTTATGCATTTGATGAAGGAAAAGATTGATCAACTTTTGGAGGAAGAGAGCATTGTGCATAAATTTGGGTTGAAGCTCAACTTTTGGGGAAGCTTGGACCTCTTGCCTGAGCCAATACGGTCTGCAGCTGAGAAGGCCATGGTACACACTGCCAATAACACTGGGCCCGTTCTTTCAATTTGTGTGGCATATACTTCTACAAATGAAATTTTACGAGCCATCAACAAATCTTGTGCGCGATTTGAAGACAAGACAGGAGAAGGCTCAGATCCTGCTAATTCTATTCTTGTCACCGACTTAGAGGAGAACTTAGACAGTGCTAGCTGTTCGGAACCTGATATTGTAATCAGAACGTCAGGGGAGACTCGGTTGAGTAATTTCCTTCTCTGGCAGAGCACTTTTAGTCATTTACAGTCCCCGAACCTTTTTTGGCCTGAATTCTCTCTTAGACACCTAATTTGGTCTATTTTAGAGTACCAAAAGGTTTACCCTTACTTAGAAGCAAGGAGAAAACTGTGCCAGGAAAGTTAG